The following proteins come from a genomic window of Paenibacillus sp. CAA11:
- a CDS encoding 1-deoxy-D-xylulose-5-phosphate reductoisomerase, translating to MKKLALVGSTGSIGTQTLDVVDKYPEQFQIEGLAAGSNVSLFLEQLHRFKPKKASVGTKQLADELRPLLPAGVELFYGEEGLVEVAAGTDADMVVTAVMGSVGLRSTLAAIDEGKTIGLANKETLVTAGHLVTSLAKKKGVSLLPIDSEHSAIFQCLNGEHRKEVQQITLTASGGSFRHLTRDELASVTVEDALRHPNWSMGAKITIDSATMVNKGLEVIEAHWLFDAPYDQIGVLLHPESIIHSYVEFVDGSIVAQLGSPDMRVPIQYALTYPERWPSPAKRLSLAELGSLHFKEMDYNRFPCLRLAFECGRIGGTATTVFNAANEVAVARFLNRDISFLRIESLIEEVLGKHDVQAEPDLDSIQAADVWARELAVRL from the coding sequence ATGAAAAAGCTAGCCCTAGTGGGCTCTACGGGTTCCATCGGGACACAGACCCTGGATGTCGTTGATAAGTATCCGGAACAATTTCAGATAGAAGGTTTGGCAGCAGGCTCCAATGTGAGCCTTTTTTTGGAGCAGCTGCACCGCTTCAAACCGAAAAAGGCGTCCGTAGGAACCAAACAGCTGGCGGACGAGCTTCGTCCATTGCTTCCAGCTGGAGTGGAACTGTTTTATGGAGAAGAGGGGCTGGTTGAGGTTGCTGCCGGGACGGATGCGGATATGGTGGTAACGGCGGTGATGGGCAGCGTGGGACTGCGCTCCACGCTTGCGGCCATTGACGAAGGAAAAACCATTGGGCTCGCTAACAAGGAGACATTGGTCACCGCTGGTCATCTGGTGACGTCGCTTGCCAAGAAGAAGGGGGTTTCCCTGCTTCCAATCGACAGCGAGCATTCGGCCATATTTCAATGTTTGAATGGCGAACACCGTAAAGAAGTCCAGCAAATTACGCTTACTGCATCTGGCGGATCATTCCGGCATTTGACCCGTGATGAATTGGCTTCTGTTACGGTCGAGGATGCACTGAGGCATCCAAACTGGTCGATGGGGGCCAAAATTACAATTGATTCTGCGACGATGGTGAATAAAGGACTGGAGGTCATTGAGGCACACTGGTTGTTTGACGCGCCTTATGATCAGATAGGTGTGCTGCTGCACCCGGAAAGCATCATTCACTCTTATGTTGAATTTGTAGATGGAAGCATTGTAGCACAGCTGGGAAGCCCTGATATGCGAGTACCTATTCAATATGCGCTTACGTATCCGGAACGCTGGCCATCTCCGGCGAAACGTCTTTCTTTAGCGGAGCTTGGAAGCCTGCATTTCAAGGAAATGGATTACAATAGGTTCCCATGTTTAAGACTGGCCTTCGAATGTGGTAGAATAGGTGGTACAGCCACCACCGTGTTTAACGCGGCCAATGAAGTTGCAGTGGCCCGTTTTCTGAATCGGGATATTTCATTCCTGCGGATCGAGTCTCTTATTGAAGAGGTGCTGGGCAAACATGATGTACAGGCAGAGCCGGATCTCGACAGTATTCAGGCTGCAGATGTCTGGGCAAGAGAACTGGCAGTTCGTTTGTAA
- a CDS encoding PolC-type DNA polymerase III yields MNGAADKRNRLELLMKQTGISASLIDPYFLDGWIEQVEVSRSNKEWRIIIHKDTLVPAQIYRTFCLQVRERMEHIARITFDFRYSPSISSKDIVTEYWKLFLEWVQREVPSVNGWMLRAAFEVDGDLVIVSLSDSMSLELAKKKGIDRAIPAFYEQYFGLSLRVKLQTSENSAEAFEEFQQRIVEENREVIQQLMESIEAEVAAEVDDDGEEVKLQVGYDIKEQPVPLKDIQDEEKKIAIQGTIFGLESKELRNGNTLFTFCITDFSDSLQMKMFAKTKEDLKIMGKLANGKWVKARGRVEYDRFMQIPELVMIPSDLCEVGAPAGRKDNAAEKRVEFHLHSTMSTMDAVTPIDQYIKTAAKWGHKAIAVTDHGGVQCYPDAAKAAKKNGIKMIYGVEANVVNDNVAVVLQPKPIELKTATYIVFDIETTGLSVTQNKIIEIAAVKMQDGKEIDRYATFVNPHERIPYNIQQLTNINDDMVKDAPDVHPVLLEFVKFAGDSILVAHNARFDVDFVNAKLKELGEPQLTNPVLDTLELARLLFPSLKNHRLNTLAAKYKVSLENHHRAIDDTLALGEILIGLLADAEKMQGITMLDRLNDHVGKDLSNTRPFHCGIYALNPVGKKNLFKLVSMSHTDYFHRVACIPKSKLKEMREGLLIISGCEKGEFFEAVLNKSMEEAEEIAGFYDVLEIQPLTMYMHLVEKGLVGSKEELETAIRKVCEIGQKLDKPVIATGNVHYLEPRDKLFRDITIHGITGYSPLKDIRKPDAHFRTTDEMLEEFSFLGKEKAQEVVVTNTAALADRFEELELFPSKLFTPIMEGADEEIRNTCYNTAKSLYGEDLPEVVVARLEKELEPIIKYGFSANYLISERLVKKSNQDGYLVGSRGSVGSSVVATFLGISEVNPLPAHYLCLNSECRYSEWFLDGSVPSGFDLPDKDCPKCGNPLKGEGQDIPFETFLGFKGDKVPDIDLNFSGEYQPVAHNYTKVLFGEKSVFRAGTIGTVAEKTAFGFTKKYEEDHGKKWRGAELSRLAAGCTGVKRSTGQHPGGIVVVPDYMEVDDITPVQYPADDTSSEWKTTHFDYHAFDANLLKLDILGHDDPTMMRMLQDLTGVDPTTIPMNDPKVMSMFNSTEALGVTPQQIRTPVATYGVPEMGTKFVRQMLVESQPSSFADLLQISGLSHGTGVWLGNAQELIKNGTCNIKTVIGCRDDIMLFLIYKAGMDAGLAFKITESVRKGKGLTPEWIEEMKKCKVPQWYIDSCLKIQYMFPKAHAAAYVISAVRTAYFKLYHPIEYYATYFTVRAEDFDIELCCQGYEAIYRKIEEIEQKGFQALPKEKAMLPILEMALEMTARGFRFKTIDLYRSDATKYTVDGDALIPPFSALAGIGENAARNIAAAKEQGEFLSIEDFQQKSKASKTVVELLAQLGCFRGLPESNQLSLF; encoded by the coding sequence ATGAACGGAGCCGCAGATAAAAGAAACAGGCTGGAGCTGTTAATGAAGCAGACGGGAATATCGGCGAGTCTGATTGATCCCTATTTTTTAGATGGATGGATAGAGCAGGTAGAAGTCAGTAGAAGCAATAAAGAATGGAGAATTATTATCCATAAGGATACGCTGGTTCCGGCTCAAATCTACCGCACTTTCTGCTTGCAGGTAAGAGAGAGAATGGAACATATTGCTCGGATCACTTTCGACTTCAGATACAGTCCTTCTATTTCTTCAAAGGACATTGTAACCGAGTATTGGAAGCTCTTTTTAGAGTGGGTTCAGCGGGAGGTTCCATCCGTGAACGGATGGATGCTGCGGGCTGCTTTTGAAGTGGATGGCGATTTGGTCATTGTGAGCCTATCGGATTCCATGTCCCTGGAGCTTGCTAAGAAAAAGGGAATTGACAGAGCCATTCCTGCCTTTTACGAGCAATATTTTGGTCTATCCCTTCGTGTTAAGCTGCAGACGAGTGAGAACAGCGCGGAAGCCTTCGAGGAATTCCAGCAGCGGATTGTGGAGGAGAACCGTGAGGTTATTCAGCAGCTGATGGAGAGCATAGAAGCTGAAGTGGCCGCTGAGGTTGATGATGATGGAGAAGAGGTCAAGCTTCAGGTGGGATATGACATCAAGGAGCAGCCTGTGCCTCTGAAGGATATTCAGGATGAAGAGAAGAAAATCGCTATTCAAGGGACTATCTTTGGCCTTGAGAGCAAAGAGCTGCGCAACGGAAACACTTTGTTTACCTTCTGCATCACGGACTTTAGCGACTCACTTCAAATGAAGATGTTTGCTAAGACGAAGGAAGACCTTAAGATTATGGGCAAGCTGGCGAACGGCAAATGGGTGAAGGCCAGAGGCCGCGTGGAATATGACCGCTTTATGCAAATCCCTGAGCTTGTGATGATCCCTTCGGATTTGTGTGAAGTAGGCGCACCTGCAGGCAGAAAAGACAATGCCGCTGAGAAGAGAGTGGAATTTCACCTGCATAGTACGATGAGTACAATGGATGCAGTTACACCGATTGACCAATATATCAAGACAGCTGCGAAATGGGGCCATAAGGCTATAGCAGTTACGGATCACGGAGGAGTTCAGTGTTATCCGGATGCGGCAAAAGCTGCCAAGAAGAACGGGATTAAGATGATTTATGGTGTAGAAGCCAATGTAGTTAATGACAATGTAGCCGTGGTTCTACAGCCGAAGCCAATCGAGCTGAAAACTGCGACTTATATTGTATTTGACATAGAAACTACGGGGCTGTCGGTGACCCAGAACAAAATTATTGAAATTGCGGCGGTAAAAATGCAGGACGGCAAGGAAATAGACCGTTATGCAACCTTCGTAAATCCACATGAACGGATTCCGTACAATATTCAGCAGCTTACAAATATTAATGATGATATGGTCAAAGATGCTCCTGATGTGCATCCTGTGCTGCTGGAGTTCGTTAAATTTGCGGGCGACAGCATTCTCGTAGCGCACAACGCCAGATTTGACGTTGACTTTGTCAATGCCAAGCTGAAGGAGCTTGGTGAACCGCAGCTGACAAATCCGGTGCTGGATACGCTGGAGCTGGCGAGACTGCTGTTTCCAAGTCTTAAGAATCACCGTTTGAACACCCTTGCGGCTAAGTACAAGGTCTCCCTGGAGAACCATCACCGTGCGATCGACGATACCTTGGCTCTTGGCGAGATTCTCATAGGCTTACTTGCCGATGCTGAGAAAATGCAGGGGATTACAATGCTCGATCGGCTTAATGATCATGTCGGTAAGGATCTGTCCAACACTCGTCCATTTCACTGCGGGATTTATGCGCTGAATCCGGTAGGCAAGAAGAACCTATTCAAGCTGGTCTCTATGTCGCATACGGATTATTTTCACCGGGTAGCGTGTATTCCAAAGTCCAAGCTTAAGGAAATGCGGGAGGGCCTGCTCATTATATCCGGCTGTGAGAAGGGTGAATTTTTCGAAGCGGTTCTGAATAAATCGATGGAAGAAGCTGAGGAGATTGCAGGCTTCTATGATGTTCTGGAGATTCAGCCTTTAACGATGTATATGCATCTTGTGGAAAAAGGTCTGGTAGGCAGCAAAGAAGAGCTGGAGACTGCGATCCGAAAGGTATGTGAGATCGGGCAGAAGCTGGACAAGCCGGTTATTGCCACAGGCAATGTCCACTACTTGGAGCCTCGCGACAAACTGTTCCGTGACATCACGATTCATGGAATTACAGGCTATAGTCCGCTGAAGGATATCCGGAAGCCGGATGCACATTTCCGGACGACGGATGAAATGCTTGAGGAATTCTCGTTCCTAGGGAAGGAGAAGGCACAGGAAGTGGTCGTTACGAACACTGCGGCACTTGCAGATCGGTTCGAGGAGCTGGAGCTGTTTCCTTCCAAGCTGTTTACCCCGATTATGGAAGGGGCCGATGAAGAGATTAGAAACACCTGCTATAACACGGCTAAATCCCTATATGGCGAGGATTTGCCAGAAGTGGTTGTAGCCCGCCTTGAAAAAGAGCTGGAGCCGATTATCAAATATGGCTTCTCCGCGAACTATTTGATTTCCGAGCGGCTGGTGAAGAAGTCTAACCAGGACGGATACTTGGTAGGCTCCCGGGGATCTGTCGGCTCTTCCGTAGTCGCAACATTCCTTGGAATTTCGGAGGTAAATCCTCTTCCGGCTCATTATCTGTGTCTTAATTCCGAGTGCCGCTATAGCGAATGGTTCCTGGACGGCAGCGTACCCTCCGGCTTTGACCTTCCAGATAAGGATTGTCCGAAGTGCGGGAACCCTCTAAAAGGCGAAGGACAAGATATTCCGTTCGAGACTTTTCTCGGATTTAAAGGGGATAAGGTTCCTGATATCGACTTGAACTTCTCCGGGGAATATCAGCCTGTTGCGCATAACTATACAAAGGTCTTGTTCGGCGAGAAGAGTGTATTCCGGGCCGGAACGATTGGTACAGTCGCAGAGAAGACAGCATTTGGCTTTACTAAGAAATATGAAGAGGATCATGGCAAGAAATGGCGCGGAGCCGAGCTGAGCAGGCTTGCCGCCGGCTGTACGGGCGTCAAGCGCAGCACTGGCCAGCATCCTGGCGGGATCGTAGTTGTCCCTGACTACATGGAGGTAGACGACATTACACCTGTTCAATACCCGGCGGATGATACGAGCTCTGAGTGGAAGACCACTCACTTTGATTATCATGCCTTTGATGCAAACCTGCTCAAGCTGGATATTCTGGGTCATGATGATCCGACGATGATGCGTATGCTGCAGGATTTAACGGGCGTGGACCCGACGACCATTCCCATGAATGATCCGAAGGTTATGAGCATGTTTAACTCCACTGAAGCATTGGGCGTGACTCCTCAGCAGATTCGCACGCCGGTGGCGACATACGGGGTGCCGGAGATGGGGACGAAATTTGTTCGGCAGATGCTTGTGGAATCTCAGCCATCCTCATTTGCGGATTTGCTGCAAATTTCCGGATTATCTCATGGAACAGGGGTTTGGCTCGGCAACGCCCAGGAGCTGATCAAGAATGGAACTTGCAACATCAAGACCGTAATTGGCTGCCGGGATGATATCATGCTGTTTCTCATCTATAAGGCGGGAATGGATGCCGGCCTGGCGTTTAAAATTACGGAAAGCGTTCGTAAGGGGAAGGGCCTCACGCCCGAATGGATTGAAGAGATGAAGAAGTGTAAGGTGCCTCAGTGGTACATTGACTCTTGCCTGAAAATTCAATATATGTTCCCTAAGGCGCACGCCGCTGCATATGTTATTTCAGCAGTGCGTACGGCTTATTTTAAGCTGTATCATCCGATTGAATATTATGCAACTTACTTTACCGTACGGGCAGAGGACTTTGATA
- a CDS encoding phosphatidate cytidylyltransferase, translating into MKQRLITGVLAGVFFLGLCLIGGMPYQLLIMLMALVGYYEFVKMTQLPSFGGTALIGYAGVFLYLFPWNRVDMPEGWDVTRLTWLLMLLFMSVTVFTKNRITIKEASLLFLGAVYIGIGFSYISQSRVTEDGNGLFWTFLLLVSIWGSDAGAYFTGKAIGKTKLWPAISPNKTVEGAIGGVVIAIVISVIFAVFSGGLLSIPRAVLVGLAAAVVGQIGDLIQSAYKRVYGIKDSGKILPGHGGILDRCDSWITVFPFVHLVMLLPF; encoded by the coding sequence TTGAAACAGCGACTAATTACAGGTGTTTTAGCCGGTGTGTTTTTTTTAGGACTTTGTTTGATCGGCGGAATGCCTTACCAACTATTAATTATGCTAATGGCTCTTGTCGGCTATTATGAATTTGTCAAAATGACACAGCTTCCTTCATTTGGAGGAACAGCCTTAATTGGATATGCTGGTGTCTTTCTATATTTGTTCCCTTGGAATCGAGTGGATATGCCAGAGGGCTGGGACGTGACCCGGCTTACCTGGCTTCTGATGCTGTTATTTATGTCAGTTACGGTGTTTACTAAGAACCGGATAACCATTAAGGAGGCCTCCTTATTATTTTTAGGGGCAGTCTATATCGGCATCGGGTTCTCTTATATATCACAATCCCGAGTTACCGAGGACGGGAATGGACTGTTCTGGACCTTTCTGCTGCTTGTATCCATTTGGGGAAGTGATGCCGGTGCTTACTTTACAGGAAAGGCGATCGGCAAAACCAAGCTGTGGCCAGCGATCAGTCCCAACAAGACTGTGGAAGGCGCGATTGGCGGAGTGGTTATTGCCATTGTAATTTCCGTTATATTTGCGGTGTTCTCAGGCGGCCTCCTGTCGATTCCAAGAGCTGTTCTAGTGGGGTTAGCTGCAGCGGTTGTAGGCCAAATCGGCGATTTGATTCAATCGGCTTACAAACGAGTCTACGGGATTAAGGATTCAGGTAAAATACTACCGGGGCATGGAGGCATATTAGACCGGTGTGACAGCTGGATTACGGTCTTCCCATTTGTTCATCTTGTGATGCTGCTGCCGTTCTGA
- the rseP gene encoding RIP metalloprotease RseP translates to MEMLQIIFLTVLMFFILVTVHEWGHYYFAKRAGILVREFAIGFGPKLFSYKRNETQFTLRLLPFGGYARMAGEDPELVEVQAGQTVALRLTNDEVTKIYLDRLDSRKNVIRGEVVRVDLENQLQIELNVDGEAQVYPVHRQAMLVSKAKETQIAPKDRQYGSKTVGQRALAIFAGPLMNFILAFILFWVHIQMAGIALPPTHLEIGEMSKGMPAIEAGLKTGDVIESINGVKVGTDAQKMIDMISTSKDKPMQWQIRRGEEVRDVTITPREVAGQEGGKIGSTIITYIPTRSASFGESFTESGRAMVDTTDAIFVGFKKLINKFSMNDLGGPVRTFEVTGQIAKQGIAQLTQWAAILSLYLGIFNLLPIPALDGSRLIFIGVEAVRGKPIDPNREGMVHFIGFAALFLLMIAVTYNDILRLISG, encoded by the coding sequence TTGGAAATGCTGCAAATTATATTTCTGACCGTATTGATGTTCTTTATTCTCGTTACGGTGCATGAATGGGGCCATTATTACTTCGCCAAGAGGGCGGGGATTCTTGTAAGGGAGTTCGCCATTGGGTTTGGACCCAAGCTATTTTCTTATAAGCGGAATGAAACTCAGTTTACGCTGAGACTCCTTCCATTTGGCGGCTATGCCAGAATGGCGGGGGAGGATCCGGAGCTTGTTGAAGTCCAAGCAGGACAGACTGTTGCACTTCGATTGACAAATGATGAAGTAACCAAGATTTATTTGGATCGCTTGGACAGCCGCAAGAATGTGATTCGCGGTGAAGTCGTCCGTGTAGACTTGGAGAATCAGCTTCAAATTGAGCTGAATGTGGACGGCGAGGCGCAAGTTTATCCAGTACACAGACAAGCGATGCTCGTGTCCAAAGCCAAAGAAACGCAAATTGCGCCAAAAGATCGGCAATATGGAAGCAAGACTGTTGGACAGCGTGCACTTGCGATTTTTGCAGGCCCACTAATGAATTTTATCTTGGCTTTTATTCTTTTTTGGGTGCACATTCAAATGGCGGGCATCGCTTTGCCGCCGACCCATCTAGAAATCGGGGAAATGTCCAAGGGTATGCCTGCCATAGAAGCAGGTCTGAAGACTGGCGATGTTATAGAGAGCATTAATGGTGTGAAGGTTGGAACGGATGCTCAGAAGATGATTGATATGATCTCTACATCCAAAGACAAACCTATGCAGTGGCAGATTCGCAGAGGGGAAGAAGTTCGTGATGTGACCATTACGCCGCGTGAGGTCGCAGGACAAGAAGGTGGCAAGATCGGTTCGACGATCATTACCTACATTCCAACCCGCAGCGCCTCGTTCGGTGAGAGCTTCACGGAGTCGGGCCGCGCGATGGTGGATACCACTGACGCGATCTTCGTAGGCTTTAAGAAGCTTATCAACAAGTTCTCTATGAATGATCTTGGAGGACCAGTGCGGACCTTTGAAGTTACCGGGCAGATTGCCAAGCAAGGGATCGCGCAGTTAACACAATGGGCTGCTATTCTTAGCTTGTATTTGGGGATATTTAACCTGCTTCCTATTCCGGCCTTGGATGGAAGCCGCCTTATCTTTATCGGGGTGGAAGCCGTGCGCGGGAAGCCAATTGATCCGAATCGGGAAGGAATGGTGCATTTTATAGGGTTTGCCGCATTATTCCTGCTGATGATTGCAGTGACTTACAACGATATACTTCGCTTAATTAGCGGTTAA